A region of Cellulophaga sp. RHA19 DNA encodes the following proteins:
- a CDS encoding GTPase — MNTKVIFIYNANSGLGNSMLDSAHKIFSPSTYNCNLCDITFGVFTENTVWKKFRKETDLEFVFLHKDEFEAMYKGTNIVNTSLPIILKEEGGKLNSFISTKELNAFGEAEDLIKAIKSKV, encoded by the coding sequence ATGAATACTAAAGTTATATTTATCTATAATGCAAATTCGGGTCTGGGTAACTCTATGTTAGACAGTGCACATAAAATATTTAGTCCATCTACTTATAATTGTAATTTGTGTGATATTACTTTTGGTGTGTTTACAGAAAATACTGTTTGGAAAAAGTTTAGAAAAGAAACTGATTTAGAATTTGTGTTTTTGCACAAAGATGAATTTGAAGCTATGTATAAAGGTACTAATATCGTAAATACAAGTTTACCTATTATTTTAAAAGAGGAAGGTGGTAAGTTAAATAGTTTTATTTCAACAAAAGAGTTAAACGCTTTTGGTGAGGCAGAAGATTTAATAAAGGCAATAAAGTCTAAAGTGTAA
- a CDS encoding alpha/beta fold hydrolase, whose product MEEKIITEGKYRYIEIGEGTPLIILHGLMGGLSNFQGVMEHFPAKGYKVLVPELPIYDKPLLKTTVKSFAKFVQEFITHKGLTDVILLGNSLGGHIGLLHTKLYPDTVKALVITGSSGLYESAMGDGYPRRGDYDFIKKKAQDVFYDPEVATKEIVDEVFATVNDRIKLVKTLAIAKSAIRHNMAKDLPNMHTPTCIIWGKDDTVTPPDVADDFKKLLPDSDLYWIEKCGHAPMMEHPDEFNTILDNWLQKRNL is encoded by the coding sequence ATGGAAGAAAAGATTATTACAGAAGGCAAATACAGATATATAGAGATTGGGGAGGGAACACCACTAATTATTTTACACGGATTAATGGGTGGATTGAGTAATTTTCAAGGTGTTATGGAACATTTTCCTGCAAAAGGGTACAAAGTTTTAGTACCAGAATTACCCATTTATGACAAGCCTTTACTAAAAACTACTGTAAAAAGTTTTGCCAAATTTGTTCAAGAATTTATTACTCACAAAGGACTAACAGACGTTATTTTGTTAGGAAATTCTTTAGGCGGACACATTGGTTTATTACATACAAAATTATACCCAGACACTGTTAAAGCACTAGTTATAACAGGAAGCTCTGGACTTTACGAAAGTGCTATGGGTGATGGCTACCCAAGAAGAGGTGATTACGACTTTATAAAGAAAAAAGCACAGGATGTTTTTTATGATCCAGAGGTAGCAACTAAAGAAATAGTAGATGAAGTTTTTGCAACAGTTAACGACCGTATTAAACTTGTAAAAACATTAGCCATTGCTAAAAGTGCCATTAGACACAATATGGCTAAGGACTTACCAAATATGCACACTCCTACTTGTATTATTTGGGGTAAAGATGACACTGTAACACCACCAGATGTTGCAGATGACTTTAAAAAATTATTACCAGACTCTGATTTGTATTGGATTGAAAAATGTGGTCATGCACCAATGATGGAGCATCCTGATGAATTTAATACCATATTAGACAACTGGCTACAAAAGCGAAATTTGTAA
- a CDS encoding MBL fold metallo-hydrolase produces the protein MITILIILSLLVATYFIFTNFYPSFGGDVSKERKTTYQKSKQYKNNKFNNTLPVPKELSFSETLSLAYKFFTTKVKNGRPQKDLTVHKIDSTNVANYKKGTRLIWYGHSSFLLQIDGKNILLDPMLGKVAAPHSLLGANRFNSEFPLALEKLNKIDAVLFSHDHYDHLDYETVIKIKDKAQHFYVPLGVGVHLEAWGVPTTKITELDWWQDTKLNNLTFVCTPAQHFSGRKFNNGQSTLWSSWVIQSKEDNIYFSGDSGYAPHFKEIGNIYGPFDIALMECGQYNQMWADIHMMPEETAQAGVDVQAKKIVPIHWAGFKLALHSWTDPIVRVKAKALELNLEVLTPEIGDEIIVKDSINKSTNWWEKY, from the coding sequence ATGATTACAATTCTAATAATACTAAGCCTTTTAGTGGCTACCTACTTTATATTTACAAATTTTTATCCAAGTTTTGGCGGTGATGTTAGTAAAGAACGAAAAACTACATACCAAAAATCTAAGCAATATAAAAACAATAAATTTAACAACACCTTACCCGTACCTAAAGAGCTGAGCTTCTCTGAAACTCTATCATTAGCCTATAAATTTTTTACGACTAAAGTTAAAAACGGAAGACCCCAAAAAGACTTAACTGTACACAAAATAGACTCAACCAATGTTGCTAATTATAAAAAAGGTACTCGTTTAATATGGTATGGTCATTCATCATTTTTATTACAAATTGATGGCAAAAACATACTATTAGATCCAATGTTAGGTAAAGTTGCAGCACCACACTCACTCTTGGGGGCTAATAGATTTAACAGTGAATTTCCTTTAGCTCTAGAAAAATTAAATAAAATTGATGCTGTTCTTTTTTCTCACGATCATTATGATCATCTAGATTATGAGACAGTAATAAAAATTAAAGATAAGGCACAACACTTTTATGTACCATTAGGAGTTGGTGTACACCTAGAAGCCTGGGGCGTGCCAACAACAAAAATAACAGAGCTAGATTGGTGGCAAGATACTAAGTTAAACAACTTAACTTTTGTTTGCACACCTGCGCAACATTTCTCTGGCCGTAAGTTTAACAACGGGCAAAGCACACTTTGGAGTTCTTGGGTTATACAATCTAAAGAAGATAACATTTACTTTAGTGGAGATAGTGGTTACGCACCACACTTTAAAGAAATAGGCAACATATATGGCCCGTTTGATATTGCTTTAATGGAATGCGGACAATACAACCAAATGTGGGCAGACATACATATGATGCCCGAAGAAACAGCTCAAGCAGGCGTAGATGTGCAAGCTAAAAAAATTGTTCCTATACACTGGGCTGGCTTTAAATTAGCTTTACATAGCTGGACAGATCCTATTGTACGCGTTAAAGCAAAAGCTCTAGAATTAAACTTAGAGGTGCTAACTCCAGAAATTGGTGATGAAATTATAGTAAAAGACTCTATAAACAAAAGCACTAATTGGTGGGAGAAATATTAA
- a CDS encoding TonB-dependent receptor, with product MRYTLTILCILVSQSFLFAQDCSNILLGEVIDFHDKTPLTDAIIQVRGNKKQVYTDEFGKFTLTNLCNGTLELEISHPECTTRFITVEINGNTHKKITLEHHLEQLNEVKVTGSTITETNSAQEKILKTEQLERFGSSNLGDALKQINGVSSLNTGSNIVKPIIQGLSGSRILIINNGTRMQDMEWGAEHAPNIDINATNKVTIVKGAAALQYGGDAIGGVILLGQNRIPKKDTIYGKTLLNGVSNGRGGNISTELTKAYENGFYIKGQASYKKLGDAEAPDYILSNTGVSQFGASIDFGKLGFESGWNAFYSYFDTNIGILSASHIGNVDDLITAINSDEPSKISSFTYNIKEPRQSVKHHLGKLKYYKRFEGIGKLNVQYDIQQNHRFEYDIRVGDDKGKASLDLKLTTQTLAADINIDAFEKQKFSFGIVGRYQENFPDPKTGVRRLIPDYEKVDFGVFATTEYKLSDATTLDAGIRYDYSKIDAQKFYITSRWEERGYDEDYSDIVVSDRGTQLLVNPKFNYHNFSASAGLKHKFSNENQFRFNYTLAQRAPNPAELFSDGLHHSAARIELGDLRIKSETSHRVSASLGKNTYTWGYGIEPYLNLINDFIFIEPTGVEFSLRGAFPVWEYRQTDARMLGVDASIYNNWTDNWRTDHKFSIVKGVDRSSNTALINIPSARLQNGIAFTKQEWHNFTIGLQSEYVFRQNEYPDNIMVYSPQQDQEVELNINTAPDAYHLLKLDTEMKFNLKNSKALTVGLGINNLLDTEYRDYLNRQRYFTDDLGRSFILRLKFNY from the coding sequence ATGCGCTACACGCTAACAATACTATGTATTTTAGTGTCTCAGTCCTTTTTATTTGCTCAAGACTGCTCTAACATTCTTTTAGGAGAAGTGATAGATTTTCATGACAAAACACCTTTGACAGACGCTATTATACAAGTAAGAGGAAACAAAAAACAAGTTTACACAGATGAATTTGGAAAATTCACCTTAACAAACCTCTGTAACGGTACTTTAGAGTTAGAAATTTCTCATCCAGAATGCACTACTCGTTTTATTACAGTAGAAATTAATGGAAACACCCACAAAAAAATAACTTTAGAACATCATTTAGAACAGTTAAATGAAGTTAAGGTTACAGGATCTACTATTACCGAAACAAATTCTGCTCAAGAGAAAATTTTAAAAACAGAACAATTAGAACGTTTTGGAAGTAGTAACTTAGGTGATGCACTTAAACAAATAAACGGAGTATCTAGCTTAAATACAGGTTCTAACATTGTAAAGCCAATAATACAAGGTCTAAGTGGTAGCCGCATACTTATAATTAATAATGGCACACGTATGCAAGATATGGAATGGGGTGCAGAACACGCCCCAAACATAGATATTAATGCTACCAACAAAGTAACCATTGTTAAAGGAGCTGCTGCACTACAATATGGTGGTGATGCCATAGGAGGAGTTATTTTACTTGGGCAGAATAGAATTCCTAAAAAAGACACTATTTACGGTAAAACATTATTAAATGGAGTATCTAACGGCAGAGGCGGAAACATTTCTACCGAACTTACAAAAGCATATGAAAATGGTTTTTACATTAAAGGACAAGCATCTTATAAAAAATTAGGTGATGCAGAAGCTCCAGATTACATTTTATCTAACACAGGAGTTTCTCAATTTGGCGCTAGCATAGATTTTGGAAAACTTGGTTTTGAGAGTGGCTGGAATGCCTTTTACTCGTACTTTGATACAAACATTGGTATTTTAAGTGCATCTCACATAGGCAATGTAGACGATCTAATAACCGCTATTAATAGTGATGAGCCAAGCAAAATAAGCAGCTTTACCTATAATATTAAAGAACCTAGACAAAGTGTGAAACACCATTTAGGAAAACTTAAGTACTATAAGCGTTTTGAAGGCATAGGAAAACTAAATGTACAATATGACATACAACAAAATCATAGATTTGAGTATGATATACGTGTTGGTGACGACAAGGGAAAAGCCTCTTTAGATCTTAAGCTCACAACACAAACACTAGCTGCAGATATAAATATTGACGCTTTTGAAAAGCAAAAGTTTTCATTTGGAATTGTAGGTAGATATCAAGAAAATTTTCCTGATCCAAAAACTGGTGTACGTCGTTTAATTCCTGACTACGAAAAAGTAGATTTTGGAGTTTTTGCAACTACTGAATATAAACTTTCTGATGCCACTACTCTAGATGCCGGTATTAGGTACGATTACAGTAAAATTGATGCTCAAAAATTTTACATAACATCTAGATGGGAAGAACGAGGTTATGATGAAGATTATAGCGATATAGTTGTTAGCGATCGTGGCACTCAGCTTTTAGTAAACCCTAAATTTAACTACCATAATTTTTCTGCATCTGCTGGCCTAAAACATAAGTTCAGCAATGAAAATCAATTTAGATTTAATTATACATTAGCGCAACGCGCTCCAAATCCAGCTGAATTATTTAGCGATGGTCTTCATCATTCGGCTGCCCGAATTGAATTAGGAGATTTACGTATAAAAAGTGAAACATCACACAGAGTATCCGCAAGCCTAGGAAAAAACACATACACGTGGGGCTACGGGATTGAACCTTACTTAAATTTAATTAATGACTTTATTTTTATAGAGCCAACAGGAGTAGAATTCTCTTTACGAGGAGCATTTCCTGTATGGGAATACAGACAAACAGATGCACGTATGCTTGGTGTAGATGCATCTATCTATAATAATTGGACAGATAACTGGAGAACAGATCATAAATTTTCTATAGTTAAAGGTGTAGACAGGTCTAGCAACACTGCTTTAATTAACATCCCTTCTGCACGTTTACAAAATGGAATTGCATTTACAAAACAAGAGTGGCATAACTTTACTATTGGACTACAGAGCGAGTATGTTTTTCGTCAAAACGAATATCCTGACAATATTATGGTTTACTCACCACAGCAAGACCAAGAAGTGGAACTAAATATAAACACTGCACCAGATGCTTACCACCTATTAAAATTAGACACAGAAATGAAGTTTAACTTAAAAAACAGCAAAGCACTAACTGTTGGTCTAGGCATAAACAATTTATTAGATACAGAATATAGAGACTACCTTAATAGACAACGTTATTTTACAGACGATTTAGGAAGGTCTTTTATACTTAGATTAAAATTTAATTACTAA
- the rsmH gene encoding 16S rRNA (cytosine(1402)-N(4))-methyltransferase RsmH: MSYHNPVLLKESVDGLNIKEDGVYVDVTFGGGGHSKEILSRLGQKGRLVGFDQDEDALANVLDDDRFLLINENFRYIRQFLKFHGIRKVDGILGDFGVSSHQFDKAERGFSTRFDADLDMRMSQKNTVSAYDVVNTYAYDDLRKVLFQYGDLRNANAMANTIIDHREDGGIKTTDELKQVLKKYLPAFKEHKILAQIYQAIRIEVNQEIQVIKEFLEQTNDLLEVGGRLSLISYHSLEDRLVKRYIRAGQFEGEPEKDFYGNIDVPFKKVGGLIVPSKEEIALNNRARSAKLRIAERK, encoded by the coding sequence ATGAGTTATCATAATCCAGTTTTATTAAAGGAGTCTGTAGACGGACTTAATATTAAGGAAGACGGAGTGTACGTAGATGTAACCTTTGGTGGTGGCGGGCATTCTAAAGAAATATTAAGTAGGCTAGGGCAAAAAGGTAGGTTAGTTGGTTTTGACCAAGATGAAGATGCGCTTGCTAATGTTTTAGATGATGATAGATTTTTATTGATAAACGAAAATTTTAGATATATAAGACAGTTTTTAAAATTCCACGGCATACGTAAGGTTGATGGAATATTGGGTGATTTTGGAGTTTCTTCTCATCAATTTGATAAGGCAGAAAGAGGGTTTTCTACTCGTTTTGATGCTGACTTGGATATGAGAATGAGTCAGAAGAATACTGTTTCTGCTTATGATGTGGTAAATACCTATGCTTATGATGATTTGAGAAAAGTATTGTTTCAGTATGGCGATTTAAGAAACGCAAATGCTATGGCAAATACAATTATAGATCATAGAGAAGATGGTGGAATAAAAACTACAGATGAACTAAAGCAGGTTTTAAAAAAGTACTTACCAGCATTTAAAGAGCATAAAATTTTAGCTCAAATTTACCAAGCTATACGTATAGAGGTTAATCAGGAAATTCAGGTTATTAAGGAGTTTTTAGAGCAAACTAATGATTTGTTAGAAGTTGGCGGTAGGTTAAGTTTAATTAGTTATCACTCTTTAGAGGATAGGTTGGTTAAAAGATATATAAGAGCTGGTCAGTTTGAAGGTGAGCCAGAAAAAGATTTTTACGGTAATATAGATGTTCCGTTTAAAAAGGTTGGTGGATTAATTGTACCGTCTAAAGAAGAAATTGCTTTGAATAACAGAGCAAGAAGTGCAAAATTAAGAATTGCAGAGCGTAAGTAA
- the yihA gene encoding ribosome biogenesis GTP-binding protein YihA/YsxC: MKIKSASFVMSNSNVRSCPTDPIPEYAFIGRSNVGKSSLINMLMQKKSLAKTSGRPGKTQLINHFKINENWFLVDLPGYGYARVSKKEKKTFQKYITDYFKERVQLVCAFVLVDIRHEPQKVDLEFLEWMGVNQIPFALIFTKADKLKPQVIQKQADNYINALLEGIWEDAPQYFITSSSNNLGREDVLEYIGGINENFYAATAKK, encoded by the coding sequence TTGAAAATAAAATCTGCCAGCTTTGTAATGAGTAACTCCAACGTAAGGTCTTGCCCAACAGACCCTATACCTGAGTACGCCTTTATTGGTAGATCTAATGTTGGAAAATCTTCTTTAATAAATATGCTAATGCAAAAGAAAAGCTTAGCAAAAACATCTGGAAGACCCGGAAAAACACAACTTATAAATCACTTTAAAATTAATGAAAATTGGTTTTTAGTAGATTTACCAGGCTATGGATATGCACGTGTTTCTAAAAAGGAAAAGAAAACTTTTCAAAAATACATTACAGATTACTTTAAAGAAAGAGTACAACTTGTTTGTGCCTTTGTTTTAGTTGATATACGACACGAACCACAAAAAGTAGACTTAGAATTTTTAGAGTGGATGGGCGTAAATCAAATACCGTTTGCATTAATTTTTACAAAGGCCGATAAACTAAAACCCCAAGTAATACAAAAGCAAGCAGACAACTATATTAATGCCTTACTAGAAGGTATTTGGGAAGATGCCCCACAATATTTTATTACATCATCATCTAACAACCTTGGAAGAGAAGACGTACTAGAATATATAGGTGGTATAAACGAAAACTTTTACGCAGCTACTGCAAAAAAATAA
- a CDS encoding response regulator encodes MKTVFIADSHPVVQVGITQMLSIETGFKVIGTARTSSELFEKLENETPDILMLEMDFPEINGIACLRKMKKNHPDVKVLMYSGQSEDVYAISSIRAGAQGYLSKNADLDYIVAALEKISDGKMFITNELAQRLAFDEGTQKPRRLFRKLSTREIEVLKMLASGKRNKDVALGLGLNEKTISTYKARLMKKLNVDNMVDLLQQAKALDIF; translated from the coding sequence ATGAAAACAGTATTTATTGCAGATAGTCACCCTGTTGTGCAAGTGGGCATTACGCAGATGTTGAGTATAGAGACGGGCTTTAAAGTTATTGGCACTGCTAGAACTTCATCAGAACTTTTTGAGAAGCTGGAAAATGAAACTCCAGATATCTTAATGTTAGAGATGGATTTCCCTGAAATTAACGGGATTGCTTGTTTAAGAAAAATGAAGAAGAATCATCCAGACGTAAAAGTACTTATGTACAGTGGACAGTCTGAGGATGTTTATGCTATTAGCTCTATTAGAGCTGGTGCGCAAGGATACTTATCTAAAAACGCAGATTTAGATTATATAGTAGCTGCATTAGAAAAAATTAGTGATGGAAAAATGTTTATCACTAACGAACTAGCGCAAAGACTAGCTTTTGATGAAGGCACACAAAAACCTAGAAGATTATTTAGAAAACTATCTACAAGAGAGATAGAAGTTTTAAAAATGCTTGCTAGCGGAAAAAGAAATAAAGATGTTGCATTAGGTCTTGGCTTAAATGAAAAAACCATTAGCACTTACAAAGCTCGTTTAATGAAAAAATTAAACGTAGATAATATGGTAGACTTATTACAACAAGCAAAAGCATTAGATATTTTTTAG
- the gldB gene encoding gliding motility lipoprotein GldB, which produces MKQPFYILFFVFAFFVGCKQESKEEKQIAKVNVTLDVARFDREIADAKPADIPVLKEKYPYLFPAQYPDSLWVEKLRDTLQISLLKEVNIAFGDFKKEEQDLRLFYQHVKYYFPEEVEPKVITVISDVNYASPVILTNKLLLLGLDNYLGADHKFYQGLQNYIAEGLSKKYLITDVANAFAKKVVPYPARDRTFLAQLVYYGKELYVKDKLIPFVTDAEKIKYSEEDLDWAFANEEPIWRNFIENQYLYSTDKDLNKRFLDPAPFSKFQLELDIESPGRLGRFLGWQIVRSFMNNNEVTLQQMLSLPAEEIFKKSNYKPQR; this is translated from the coding sequence ATGAAACAACCATTTTATATACTTTTTTTTGTTTTTGCCTTTTTTGTAGGCTGTAAACAAGAATCTAAAGAAGAAAAACAGATAGCTAAAGTTAATGTAACACTAGATGTTGCTAGGTTTGATAGGGAAATAGCTGATGCAAAACCAGCTGATATTCCTGTATTAAAGGAAAAGTACCCCTACTTATTTCCTGCACAATATCCAGATAGTTTATGGGTCGAGAAATTAAGAGATACATTACAAATTTCTTTGTTAAAAGAAGTTAATATTGCTTTTGGCGATTTTAAAAAAGAGGAACAAGACTTAAGGTTATTTTACCAACACGTAAAATATTACTTTCCTGAAGAAGTAGAACCTAAGGTAATTACGGTTATTTCTGATGTTAATTATGCTAGTCCTGTTATACTAACAAATAAGCTTTTGCTGTTGGGTTTGGATAATTACTTAGGTGCTGATCATAAATTTTACCAAGGACTACAAAATTATATTGCTGAAGGTTTAAGTAAAAAATATTTAATTACAGATGTGGCTAATGCTTTTGCTAAAAAAGTTGTGCCTTATCCTGCAAGAGATAGAACTTTTTTGGCGCAATTGGTCTATTATGGTAAAGAGTTATATGTAAAAGATAAGTTAATACCTTTTGTGACAGATGCAGAAAAAATAAAGTATAGTGAGGAAGATTTAGATTGGGCCTTTGCAAATGAAGAACCAATTTGGCGTAATTTTATAGAAAATCAATACTTGTATAGTACAGATAAGGATTTAAATAAGCGTTTTTTGGATCCGGCTCCTTTCTCTAAGTTTCAGTTGGAGTTAGATATTGAGTCGCCAGGAAGATTAGGGCGCTTTTTGGGTTGGCAAATTGTACGTTCTTTTATGAATAATAATGAGGTGACTTTACAGCAAATGTTGAGCTTGCCTGCTGAAGAAATTTTTAAAAAATCTAATTATAAACCACAAAGATAA
- the mraZ gene encoding division/cell wall cluster transcriptional repressor MraZ, protein MVNFIGTYECKADVKGRVMVPSALKGQMASVLNKGFVIKRSVFQPCLELYPMEEWNLLMEKMNKKNRFKKKNNDFIRRFSAGVKIVELDATGRLLIPKNLVEIANITKEVVLSSAINIIEIWDKDSYEKVIEEDAENFADLAEEVMGGEEDELS, encoded by the coding sequence ATGGTAAACTTCATAGGAACATACGAGTGCAAAGCAGACGTTAAGGGTAGGGTCATGGTACCTTCTGCTCTTAAGGGTCAGATGGCCAGTGTTCTAAACAAAGGTTTTGTTATAAAACGTTCTGTTTTTCAACCTTGTTTAGAGTTGTATCCTATGGAAGAATGGAATCTTCTTATGGAGAAGATGAACAAGAAAAACCGCTTTAAAAAGAAGAATAACGACTTTATACGTCGTTTTTCTGCAGGGGTTAAGATTGTAGAGTTAGATGCTACAGGGCGTCTATTAATTCCAAAAAATTTAGTCGAAATAGCAAATATTACCAAAGAAGTGGTGTTGAGTTCTGCTATTAATATTATTGAAATTTGGGATAAGGATAGTTATGAAAAAGTAATTGAGGAAGACGCAGAGAATTTTGCGGATTTGGCAGAAGAAGTAATGGGAGGTGAAGAAGATGAGTTATCATAA
- the gldC gene encoding gliding motility protein GldC: MSKIHTSEIKLTVGLDENRVPETLNWSAQDGGIENEEAKAMLLSVWDSKNQESLKIDLWTKDMPVDEMKVFFHQTLVSMSDTFLKATQDEKMTATMKDFCEYFADKLELKKD; this comes from the coding sequence ATGTCAAAAATACATACATCAGAAATTAAGTTAACTGTTGGTCTAGATGAAAACAGAGTGCCAGAGACCTTAAACTGGTCTGCACAGGACGGAGGAATAGAGAATGAAGAAGCAAAAGCAATGCTTTTATCTGTATGGGATAGTAAAAACCAAGAATCTTTAAAAATAGACTTATGGACTAAAGATATGCCTGTAGATGAAATGAAAGTATTTTTTCATCAAACCTTAGTATCTATGTCTGATACTTTTTTAAAGGCTACACAAGACGAAAAAATGACTGCTACAATGAAAGACTTTTGCGAATATTTTGCAGATAAGCTAGAGCTTAAAAAAGACTAG
- the nadE gene encoding NAD(+) synthase, which yields MQTEKVTDHIVNWLKDYATKANIKGFVIGISGGIDSAVTSTLCAKTGLELLCLEMPIHQAESQVTRASKHIDWLQNNFANVKREQVNLTPVFDSFIDTLPNVANEEDRFLSLANARARLRMTTLYYFAGLNGYLVAGTGNKVEDFGVGFYTKYGDGGVDLSPIADLMKSEVYDIAKVAGINSDIINAAPTDGLWGDDRTDEDQIGASYPELEWAMIEDAKGNTKDNFTGRQQEVFILYKKLNSANQHKMNPIPVCEIPNDLK from the coding sequence ATGCAAACAGAAAAAGTAACAGACCATATTGTTAATTGGCTTAAGGATTATGCAACAAAAGCAAACATTAAAGGATTTGTAATAGGTATATCTGGCGGAATAGATTCTGCCGTTACATCTACGTTGTGTGCCAAAACAGGATTAGAGTTACTTTGCTTAGAAATGCCTATACACCAAGCAGAAAGTCAAGTTACCAGAGCTAGCAAACACATAGACTGGTTACAAAACAATTTTGCCAATGTAAAAAGAGAACAAGTTAATTTAACACCTGTATTTGACAGCTTTATAGACACGTTACCAAATGTAGCTAATGAGGAAGATAGATTTTTATCTTTAGCAAACGCAAGAGCAAGGTTAAGAATGACAACTTTGTATTACTTTGCAGGATTAAACGGCTACTTAGTTGCAGGCACAGGTAATAAAGTTGAAGACTTTGGCGTAGGGTTTTACACTAAATACGGAGATGGCGGAGTTGACTTAAGTCCTATTGCAGATTTAATGAAAAGTGAAGTATATGATATAGCAAAAGTAGCTGGCATTAACTCTGACATTATTAATGCTGCACCTACAGACGGTCTATGGGGAGATGACAGAACTGATGAAGATCAGATTGGAGCATCATACCCGGAGCTAGAGTGGGCAATGATAGAAGACGCTAAAGGAAACACAAAAGATAATTTTACAGGAAGACAACAAGAAGTCTTTATTTTATACAAAAAACTAAACAGTGCTAACCAGCACAAGATGAATCCAATACCAGTTTGTGAGATTCCAAATGACTTAAAATAG
- a CDS encoding type 1 periplasmic binding fold superfamily protein, with amino-acid sequence MIKRNTIFKNIRKASLIAFSSIALISCSDDDDAPEEQNEEEVITTIIVKLTPEAEGTTLTLISKDDDGSDGPNAPVVDVEQLAANTTYNATITLLNETESPAEDITLEVEEEDDEHQFFYTVSGAISSTEYTDMDEDGNPVGITFTLTTGDAGNGTLGVTLRHEPKKPNDGTLADAAGATDVEQTFSLTVE; translated from the coding sequence ATGATTAAAAGAAACACAATTTTTAAAAACATTAGAAAAGCAAGTTTAATTGCATTCTCTAGTATTGCTTTAATTTCATGTTCTGATGACGACGACGCTCCAGAAGAACAAAATGAAGAAGAAGTAATAACAACAATAATAGTAAAACTTACACCGGAAGCAGAAGGAACAACACTTACCCTAATATCTAAAGATGATGATGGTAGTGACGGACCTAACGCTCCTGTAGTTGATGTTGAGCAATTAGCCGCTAACACAACCTACAACGCTACTATTACCTTATTAAATGAAACTGAAAGCCCTGCTGAAGACATTACTTTAGAAGTTGAAGAAGAAGATGACGAACACCAATTCTTTTACACTGTATCTGGTGCTATTAGCAGTACAGAATACACAGACATGGATGAAGATGGCAACCCTGTAGGCATAACGTTTACACTTACTACAGGAGATGCTGGCAATGGTACATTAGGCGTAACTTTAAGACACGAGCCTAAAAAACCAAATGATGGTACTTTAGCAGATGCAGCTGGAGCAACAGATGTAGAGCAAACCTTTTCTCTAACTGTAGAGTAA